A part of Dermacentor variabilis isolate Ectoservices chromosome 10, ASM5094787v1, whole genome shotgun sequence genomic DNA contains:
- the LOC142559392 gene encoding uncharacterized protein LOC142559392, with amino-acid sequence MSEVLFSYDDLFTEDPGCTDLVRHRIETGDTRPLKCNPRPVSLSKRQAIVGVLNEMLATGVIKRSDSPWASPVVLVPKKDGSFRLCVDYRRLNALTRKDAYPLPTIESIVGSLGSAKYFTTLDAAKGYLQVEVEPEDKAKTAFTCHRGLFQFERMPFGLCNAPATFQRLMDRVLGNAKWSHAMCYLDDIVIYSETFEEHIRHVGDILGKLRSAGMTLNPAKAQVAQTRVHLLGFTLGGGSIEPNSEKLRALLDFPAPKDVRGLRRFLGMANFYRSFIPSCAKLQTPLTKLLGKSVEWRWEPEQEQAFRGLSRAIAETARLRLPDLTKKFVVQTDASDLGLGAVLLQEFDGVLHPLAFASRALLPAEKNYSVTEKECLAIVFALRKFDVYLDGTKFVVQTDHSALSWLMRLREHAGRLARWALLIQHYDISVQYRKGSTNVVADALSRAPLPHPADAGGERRKTEAADTPACASGEVAEEERETVFGSPPIEETAVKEVFGVLQPGGDESSPSIEHRLTSPYHPQANLTERFNRTVKSMLTAFARSQKDWADHVNELAFAIRTAQNRSTSFSPAFLIFGRELANPLTIVTQRRAGVENAPGDLSSYAAQLRSRLARAFSRARDSLGAARAQQKAQYDKSHRDVCFQVGDLVLKRNHALSDASKGFSAALAPKWLGPYRVEKRLSPLVYELTDPQTGRTRGRVHIADLKAYHCRPVEPAPEPSDLGCSEEQSSHSLSTVAFVGSLELQRTRAQDGQAVCPCRPFEPPPPPTPAPGCTASRSSRKDTPCSNDCPACHSYGDQSENTECRHLDVPGGCIGTPLGHTLTLTDAAADGAHLPLPAGAATCGKCRTLVIHHSHYTSRMHPEERGKSAARDPPVPFGAATALTDGELAQVCRQRMREDPGFAALVRQGAPDGEKAAHRERHIIPPKQTNPNVVAADQVPAMALE; translated from the exons ATGTCCGAAGTTCTGTTCAGCTATGACGACCTGTTCACAGAAGACCCAGGTTGCACTGACCTTGTACGCCACAGGATCGAGACTGGGGATACGCGTCCTTTGAAGTGCAACCCCAGGCCGGTTAGCCTGTCCAAGAGACAGGCTATCGTTGGTGTGCTTAACGAGATGCTGGCGACCGGTGTCATCAAGCGTTCCGAtagcccctgggcatctcctgtcgtcctGGTTCCAAAAAAGGATGGTAGTTTCCGCCTTTGCGTTGATTACCGTCGACTGAACGCACTTACCCGTAAAGATGCCTATCCGTTGCCAACCATCGAGTCAATTGTGGGCAGCCTAGGTTCAGCGAAGTATTTCACGACTCTGGACGCTGCTAAGGGCTACTTACAAGTAGAGGTGGAACCCGAGGACAAAGCAAAAACCGCCTTCACGTGCCATCGTGGGCTTTTTCAATTTGAGCGAATGCCGTTTGGTCTGTGCAACGCCCCAGCCACATTTCAGAGGCTAATGGATCGGGTTCTGGGCAATGCCAAATGGTCCCATgccatgtgctacctcgacgacatcgtgatCTATTCCGAAACGTTTGAGGAGCACATACGTCACGTTGGGGACATACTTGGGAAGCTCAGGTCAGCGGGCATGACGCTAAATCCGGCAAAGGCACAAGTGGCGCAAACTCGAGTCCACTTGCTGGGGTTCACCCTAGGAGGAGGCTCCATTGAGCCGAATTCGGAGAAGCTCCGGGCTCTCCTGGATTTTCCCGCCCCCAAAGATGTACGCGGCCTCCGCCGCTTCCTCGGAATGGCCAATTTCTACCGGTCATTTATTCCATCTTGTGCGAAACTCCAAACACCGCTGACAAAGTTGTTGGGGAAGTCTGTGGAGTGGCGTTGGGAACCGGAGCAGGAGCAGGCATTCCGCGGCTTGTCCCGAGCCATCGCCGAGACAGCTCGCCTCAGATTGCCTGACCTGACCAAGAAATTCGTCGTTCAAACGGACGCGAGCGATTTGGGATTGGGGGCGGTCCTCCTTCAGGAATTCGATGGTGTCCTGCACCCTCTGGCTTTTGCTAGTCGGGCGCTGCTCCCTGCGGAGAAGAACTACTCCGTGACGGAAAAAGAGTGCTTAGCGATTGTGTTTGCACTGAGGAAATTCGACGTCTATTTAGACGGCACGAAATTCGTCGTGCAGACGGATCACAGCGCGCTCAGCTGGCTCATGAGGCTTCGCGAACATGCGGGTCGGCTGGCACGTTGGGCACTTCTAATACAGCACTACGACATTTCGGTGCAGTACCGAAAGGGGAGCACGAACGTCGTCGCAGACGCGCTTTCGCGTGCGCCGCTTCCCCACCCGGCTGATGCCGGAGGCGAGCGGCGAAAGACGGAAGCCGCCGACACGCCCGCCTGTGCGAGCGGTGAAGTGGCCGAGGAAGAGAGGGAGACCGTCTTCGGGTCCCCACCTATAGAGGAGACTGCGGTAAAAGAGGTTTTCGGCGTTCTACAGCCGGGCGGTGACGAGAGTTCCCCATCA ATCGAGCATCGCCTCACATCGCCCTACCACCCCCAGGCCAACctcacggaacgctttaatcgtaCTGTGAAGTCGATGCTCACGGCCTTTGCCAGGAGCCAGAAGGATTGGGCAGACCACGTGAACGAACTCGCGTTCGCCATCAGGACGGCGCAAAACCGCTCAACAAGTTTCTCCCCCGCTTTCCTCATTTTTGGCCGTGAACTGGCGAATCCGCTAACCATCGTTACGCAGCGCCGAGCAGGGGTTGAGAATGCGCCAGGGGACCTTTCCTCGTACGCAGCGCAGCTTCGCTCCCGGCTTGCCCGCGCTTTCTCAAGAGCAAGGGACAGCTTgggagccgcccgagcccagcaGAAGGCTCAGTATGACAAGAGTCATCGCGACGTCTGCTTTCAGGTCGGTGACTTGGTGCTGAAACGCAACCACGCTCTTAGTGACGCCAGCAAAGGGTTTTCCGCCGCGTTGGCTCCTAAATGGCTGGGGCCTTACCGAGTGGAGAAACGACTTTCACCACTTGTGTATGAGCTGACGGATCCTCAGACGGGGAGAACCAGGGGCCGCGTTCACATTGCCGACTTGAAAGCCTACCATTGCAGGCCAGTCGAGCCGGCACCGGAGCCCAGCGATCTCGGGTGTTCCGAGGAACAAAGCAG TCATTCTCTCTCGACAGTCGCCTTCGTCGGTAGCTTGGAGTTGCAGCGCACTCGCGCTCAAGATGGACAAGCCGTCTGCCCTTGTCGCCCCttcgagccgccgccgccgccgacgccggcGCCGGGTTGCACAGCCAGCCGCTCCAGCCGCAAGGATACTCCCTGCTCCAACGACTGTCCCGCCTGCCACAGCTACGGAGACCAGTCCGAAAACACGGAGTGTCGCCACCTGGACGTGCCAGGAGGGTGTATCGGCACCCCTCTG GGGCACACGCTCACTCTAACGGACGCAGCCGCGGACGGCGCCCACTTGCCCCTGCCTGCTGGTGCTGCTACCTGCGGGAAGTGCCGGACCCTTGTTATTCACCACAGCCACTACACCAGCCGGATGCACCCGGAGGAGAGGGGGAAGAGTGCGGCGAGAGATCCCCCGGTGCCTTTTGGCGCGGCGACGGCGCTGACAGACGGCGAGCTTGCCCAAGTGTGCCGGCAGAGGATGCGGGAGGACCCCGGATTCGCAGCGCTCGTTCGGCAGGGAGCTCCAGACGGTGAAAAGGCAGCCCACCGAGAGCGACATATTATTCCGCCGAAACAAACAAATCCGAACGTGGTGGCCGCCGACCAAGTGCCCGCGATGGCCTTGGAATGA